The Microcystis aeruginosa NIES-843 sequence TTTCCCCTCAAAAAGTGCCAGCCATTGCGGGGATCGGGGGGAAAATTCCTGGACTTTTTCCCTGAAAATTAGGTAGTTGACCACCTGAAAATCGATAAAACCCCACACCCCACACCCCACACCCCACACCCCACACCCTGCCACCACCGAAAAGCTTTTTGCCGCAAACCCTAAGTAGCGGCTAGGAGAATGGGAAGTGGGCTGTTAAAGTTCGATCGGGAGTTAATCATACTATTTAAAAGGGATTTGGTATAATACAGTGTCTATAGGCGTTTTTTGAAAACGTCTGCCAAAATTTCTAGCTTCAACGCCTCGATCCTCTCAAGTTATGAGTAGTAGAGTGCGTCTAAGTTTAATCGCTTGCTCCCGGGAAATTATGAGAATTAAACAAATTACAGTTAAGCATCTTTTTGGCATATTTGACCATACAATTAATCTCAATATGGAGGAAAGAATAACTATTATTCATGGTAAAAATGGCTTTGGTAAAACCTCAATACTGCGATTGGTCAATGGCTTTTTTAACTTAAAGTATTCAGATATAAGAGCTATTCCTTTTCAAAAATTTACTATAATTTTTGACGATAACAGCTTTGTGGATGTTGTCAAAGCTTCCACCAGTAAGAATAAAAAAAGTAATGTAAGACCAGAGATTGATTTTAATTTTACTTCCTCCGATCAAAAAGAAAAACTGACTTTTTCTCCTAATTTACTAGACGGGAGAAAAATCCCTTTACTGACCGGCATGATAGCTGATGTCATACCCGGTTTAGATAGAGTTGGATCAGAAAAATGGCTCTATACCCCCACAAAAGAAATTCTGGATTTAGAAGATATTTATGAACGATTTGGAGAATATTTACCAAAGCAATTCCAGCAAGAATATCCTGATTGGTTAAATAAAATTCGAGACTCTATTAATGTTCGTTTTATTGAATCACAACGTCTATTAGATATTTCCAATAGTGCCAAAAATGGCAGAACTATAAGGATGCCGATGACATTGTACTCTGTGGCCAGCTATTCTGAAGATTTAGCAGAAAATATTCAAACTAAATTAGCAGAGTATGGACAACTATCTCAAACTTTAGACCGAACCTTTCCAGCGAGAGTTGTACAAAAAAAGGCATCATTGACCGATGATGAACTAAGGGAAAAAATTGATCAACTTGAAAGCGAAAGAAATCAATTAATTAGTGCAGGACTATTGAAAAAAGATGAAGATTCTAACTTCCAAGTTAAAGATAGTATTGATGATAGCACCAGAAAGTTATTATCGGTTTATATTGAGGATGTAGATAAAAAGCTCAATGTATTCAATGACATTTATCCTAAAGTAGAGCTATTTAAAAATATAATTAATAAAAAATATTCTTTCAAAAGTGTTACTATTGATCAAAGCAAAGGGTTTATCTTCACTACCCAGGAAGGGGAGGTTTTATCGCCAACAGATTTATCTTCTGGGGAACAGCACGAATTAGTAATTTTATATGAATTGTTATTTAAAGTTAAACCTAATACTTTGATCTTAATTGATAAACCAGAAATGTCACTTCATATTTCATGGCAGCAGGAATTTTTAAAAGATTTACAGGAAATCACGAAACTTTCCGGGTTAGATATTTTGATGGCTACCCATTCTCCTGATATTATTAATGATCGTTGGGATTTGACAGTTGAATTAGAGAAACCAAAGCAAAAAAGCAAAGATGAGAGAACAGATAACACCTGACAGAATTGCCAATAGCATTCGTTTACTACGCAGCGATCATGAGGGAGTTTTTTTAATTGTTGAAGGTCATAGTGATAAACTTATTTATGAGCGATTAGTAAACAAGCAAGAGGTTAGGGTGACAATTGCCTCTGGTAAAAATAATGCTATCAAAGCATTATCCATCTTAGAAAAAGAAAATTTTTGCCGAGTTGTTGCTGTTATAGATGCGGATTTTTCGAGAATAGAACAGCAAATTTCCGACAGTAATAATCTCTTTTTAACCGATGAACATGATTTGGAAATGATGTTAATTAAATCTGCCGCTTTCGATAAATTATTAAAAGAACGAGGAAGTGAAGAAAAAATTGCAGCTTTTTCCAAAGATATTAGAGAAACTTTACTAAAGTTAGGTCAGGAAATTGGTAAATTAAGATTGCTATCTCTTAGAAATGAGTTAGATTTAAAGTTTGAAGGATTAAAGTTTGGTAAGTTTATTGACAAAAAGAATCTGTCAATAGATATTGACAAATTAATTATAAGTATCAAAAATCATTCTCAGAAACTGTCCTTAGACGAACAGCAAATTAAACAGTATTTATCGGTAATTAGCGATGAAAATCATGATCCGTGGCAGCTATGTTGTGGACACGATTTTATCAGTATTTTAGCGATCGCACTCTGCAAGGTTTTAGGTACATGGAATGCTAATGATGTTAAAAAAGAAGACTGGGAAAGAGAGTTAAGATTAGCTTATGAGTTATCTTATTTTTATCAAACACAAATATATCAACTAATGGTCAATTGGCAATCTAATAATCATCCTTATCAAATATTCTGATTTGGCTTATTGCCTTAAGTTTGAGATGATATATTTAACAAATCGGCTCGACTTTGTGTTATAATCAAAGCAAGGCTTTAAAGACGATATTCTCAGCAAATTATGCCTATTGTTCTTCCTGGCACTCTAATTTCACTGAAAGATTAATTTAACCTTGATCTGTCGGGATTGATTTCTTAACCTGTTAATAAATTGATTTTTTCCCCAGTCAGGCTAGAATCAGTAGGATTAGCATCCAAGATAATCGGGGTAACTTTGGTTAATCTGGGGCAGTGTAGCCTAAAAAAACGCCAAAAATAGTCAAATTTAGACTTGAGTGGCTTCTTACTAACTGTTTAATCTATTATTTAGGTATTAGACTCTATGGCTAAAGCTTCTACCGTAACTTCCGAAATCGATCTTAAAGATTCGCAATATTACTTTAACCGAGAATTAAGCTGGTTAGAATTTAATCGTCGCGTGCTTTATGAAGCACTTGATCCTCGGACTCCCCTACTGGAAAGATTAAAATTTACCGCCATTTTTTGTGCCAATCTCGACGAATTTTTTATGGTACGGGTGGCAGTTCTTAAACAACAGGTAGAGGCAAATGTAGCCGTTTTAAGTGCCGATGGCCGGACTGCCTCGGAACAGCTAACCGAGATCAGTAAACGTCTGCGTCCCCTTGTACAACAGCAGGATCGTCTTTTTGAACACACCCTAAAAAATCTCTTAGTGGAACAGGGAATTCATCTGATTAACTATGTAGATTTACATCAAGAACAGCGCAATTATCTCCATGATTACTTTGAACAAAATATTTTCCCCGTTTTAACTCCTCTAGCGGTGGATCCTAGTCATCCTTTTCCCTATATTTCTAATCTTAGTCTCAATTTAGCCGTAGTCGTTCGCGATCCCGACACCGATAAAGAACTATTTGCCAGGGTGAAAGTGCCGCAGGTTTTCCCCCGTTTTCTGGCATTACCCAAGGAATTACGCCACCAAGACGGAAAAGCTTCGATTTGGACGGGAGTACCCCTTGAACAGGTGGTAATGCACAATTTAGAGGCACTTTTCCCCAGCATGATCATTCAAGAATGTTATCCTTTTCGGGTGACGCGCAACGCCGATATCTCCGTCGAAGAAGATGAGGCCGATGATTTATTATTAGCGATCGAGGAAGAAGTACGCAAGCGCCGCATCGGTAAATCGGCAGTACGTCTGGAAATTCACAGTTCTACCCCTAGCAATATTAAAAACCGGATCATGCGCGATCTCGGACTTGAGGAGATCGATGTTTACGATGTGGATGGACTGCTGGGACACAAAGATTTATTTTATTTTATGTCTTTACCCTGTCCCGAACTGAAAGATCCGCCTTGGAATCCTGTCACTCCAACAGTTTTACAGGGATTGCGAGAAATAGTTGACGGTAACGAAGACGGTATCCTAGAACAGGATGGCGAAGATATTTTTACTTTAATTCGCAATAACGATATTCTCGTTCATCACCCTTACCATTCCTTTAGTGCCTCAGTACAACAGTTTATCGCCCAGGCGGCCTATGATGCCCATGTTTTAGCGATTAAAATGACTTTGTATCGTACTTCCGGAGATTCCCCGATTGTCAATTCCCTGATTGCAGCGGCGGAAAATGGGAAACAGGTAGCGGCGTTAGTGGAACTAAAAGCACGCTTTGATGAGGAAAATAACATTACTTGGGCGAAAAAGCTCGAACAAGCCGGAGTTCACGTTGTTTATGGCTTAGTTGGTCTAAAAACCCATACGAAAGTGGTTCTCGTGGTCAGAAAAGAAGGGGATAAAATCCGTCGTTATTTCCATATTGGCACGGGCAATTATAACCCAAAAACTGCCAAATTATACACTGATTTGGGTTTACTTAGCTGTCGTGAGGATTTGGGGGCAGATATCACCGATTTATTTAACTTTCTGACTGGATACTCCCGTCAGCAATCCTATCGCAAACTTTTAATTGCTCCGGTGAGTTTGCGAAAACGGATGTTAGCAATGATCGATCGCGAGGCCAAAAACTGTAAAAATGGCGGTACGGGGCGCATTGTCGCAAAAATGAACTCTATTGTCGATAAACCGATTATAGAAGCTTTATACGCCGCTTCTCGTGCTGGTGTGCAGATTGACTTAATTATTCGCGGCATCTGTTGTTTACGACCCGGATTGCCAGAAATAAGCGAAAATATCCGAGTAATTAGCATTATCGGCCGCTTTTTGGAACATTCCCGCATTTTTTACTTTTACAATGATGGTCAGGAGGAGGTTTATATTGGTAGCGCCGATTGGATGACGCGGAACCTGACTCGTCGCGTGGAAGCAGTGACACCCATCGATGAACCAGCGATCGCCAAGGAACTAGAAGAAATTCTCGGCATTATGTTGTCAGATAACCGGCAAGCATGGGAATTACAATCCGACGGCAGTTATATTCAGCGTCGTGCTGCCAACCAGGGACAGGAAAGCAGTACCCATGTAATTTTGATGGAAAAAGCCCTTAAATCTGCGGGTATTAGTCAATAGGAACAGTTATCAGTTATCAGTTATCAGTTATCAGTTATCAGTGGGTAAGTTGTCAGTGATCAGATGTGATACTAAATCTGGTTATTAAAAACTGATTATCTATTGCTCCTTTTGCCTATTGCCTATTGCCTCTCCTGATATGTAGCCTATACTCAACGGATTTAGTATGACTAACTGGTTGAGAGGTTAAACCATCTCAAAAGCTGAGAGCAAGCATCTTGATCTGTATTTTCTCAACCAGTCAAATCAAGCAAGAATCCTAATAATAATTACCGACTTTGCGATGGTGAACAGCCGTTAAACCATCAGGTTTAGAAACGCGACCATCGGCGACTTTATTGTAAACAATCCAGTGGTCAGCACATTCCATACGACTAACTACCTCACATTCTAAATAAGCGAGGGCATCGGCTAAAATCGGCGAACCATTATTAGCGGTGCGAGTATCGACTCCTGCAAAACGATCTTCCCCAGGTCCGAAACGTTTTAAAAAGTGTTTCATCAGGGTTTGATAATTGCCTTCTTCCAGAATATTTAAAATGAATTGATCCCCCACTTGCAGTAAAGACTCGATCGCCCGATCTTTGGCCACAGCAACGGTAAAACCGGGAGGATCAAAACTTGCTTGAGTGACCCAAGAAGCGACCATTGCCCCGCTTCTGTCTCCTTTCTTGGTGGTAATA is a genomic window containing:
- a CDS encoding AAA family ATPase — translated: MRIKQITVKHLFGIFDHTINLNMEERITIIHGKNGFGKTSILRLVNGFFNLKYSDIRAIPFQKFTIIFDDNSFVDVVKASTSKNKKSNVRPEIDFNFTSSDQKEKLTFSPNLLDGRKIPLLTGMIADVIPGLDRVGSEKWLYTPTKEILDLEDIYERFGEYLPKQFQQEYPDWLNKIRDSINVRFIESQRLLDISNSAKNGRTIRMPMTLYSVASYSEDLAENIQTKLAEYGQLSQTLDRTFPARVVQKKASLTDDELREKIDQLESERNQLISAGLLKKDEDSNFQVKDSIDDSTRKLLSVYIEDVDKKLNVFNDIYPKVELFKNIINKKYSFKSVTIDQSKGFIFTTQEGEVLSPTDLSSGEQHELVILYELLFKVKPNTLILIDKPEMSLHISWQQEFLKDLQEITKLSGLDILMATHSPDIINDRWDLTVELEKPKQKSKDERTDNT
- a CDS encoding DUF4435 domain-containing protein, which gives rise to MREQITPDRIANSIRLLRSDHEGVFLIVEGHSDKLIYERLVNKQEVRVTIASGKNNAIKALSILEKENFCRVVAVIDADFSRIEQQISDSNNLFLTDEHDLEMMLIKSAAFDKLLKERGSEEKIAAFSKDIRETLLKLGQEIGKLRLLSLRNELDLKFEGLKFGKFIDKKNLSIDIDKLIISIKNHSQKLSLDEQQIKQYLSVISDENHDPWQLCCGHDFISILAIALCKVLGTWNANDVKKEDWERELRLAYELSYFYQTQIYQLMVNWQSNNHPYQIF
- the ppk1 gene encoding polyphosphate kinase 1, with translation MAKASTVTSEIDLKDSQYYFNRELSWLEFNRRVLYEALDPRTPLLERLKFTAIFCANLDEFFMVRVAVLKQQVEANVAVLSADGRTASEQLTEISKRLRPLVQQQDRLFEHTLKNLLVEQGIHLINYVDLHQEQRNYLHDYFEQNIFPVLTPLAVDPSHPFPYISNLSLNLAVVVRDPDTDKELFARVKVPQVFPRFLALPKELRHQDGKASIWTGVPLEQVVMHNLEALFPSMIIQECYPFRVTRNADISVEEDEADDLLLAIEEEVRKRRIGKSAVRLEIHSSTPSNIKNRIMRDLGLEEIDVYDVDGLLGHKDLFYFMSLPCPELKDPPWNPVTPTVLQGLREIVDGNEDGILEQDGEDIFTLIRNNDILVHHPYHSFSASVQQFIAQAAYDAHVLAIKMTLYRTSGDSPIVNSLIAAAENGKQVAALVELKARFDEENNITWAKKLEQAGVHVVYGLVGLKTHTKVVLVVRKEGDKIRRYFHIGTGNYNPKTAKLYTDLGLLSCREDLGADITDLFNFLTGYSRQQSYRKLLIAPVSLRKRMLAMIDREAKNCKNGGTGRIVAKMNSIVDKPIIEALYAASRAGVQIDLIIRGICCLRPGLPEISENIRVISIIGRFLEHSRIFYFYNDGQEEVYIGSADWMTRNLTRRVEAVTPIDEPAIAKELEEILGIMLSDNRQAWELQSDGSYIQRRAANQGQESSTHVILMEKALKSAGISQ